The following coding sequences are from one Stigmatopora nigra isolate UIUO_SnigA chromosome 10, RoL_Snig_1.1, whole genome shotgun sequence window:
- the LOC144203025 gene encoding dynein regulatory complex subunit 2-like, with protein MPKKKGKKGKRVGDDPLLRPKIMREKLKKEDDYAAINVVKLNDTHRLGQRSNRCEEIKEELTALRRTFDRRDPNLNRAVEGFTCSLQKMERLSAQSWRVHHEHVERLRDIQKKRLKFLQEQWDLGQDAFATKLELLSQKMATHFLQSRIGFEETLLHLERHHQQALATIHMLYSEPIVAHSVYEKIKAFEVEECFLDLNVKVLKNQKADNRYYYDMEKVEGMEDKKNVSLTTAKKSVALYNTILETQSRLGTIEKTNSDMLAKLTEARNDSKAKILMLLNQMAENRVPIQVMIKKASVNSNAAANGLKLIIAKGARLLKVAEMCRHLEAMQKEELGFSEKLASDSETQLAEPSPMYEFPELRKRYNNAQLHGDLLKMRCEHLQQENQQLQLLKQQRFQAKTVNPDTHKGPHNPLRVIMAPIMEENAPIQRHSVVEGVRALKLLKLNK; from the coding sequence ATGCCCAAGAAGAAAGGTAAAAAGGGCAAACGCGTAGGGGATGACCCCCTGCTGCGCCCGAAGATCATGAGGGAAAAGCTGAAGAAGGAAGATGACTACGCGGCCATCAATGTCGTCAAACTGAATGATACCCATCGCCTGGGCCAGCGCTCCAACCGCTGCGAGGAGATCAAGGAGGAGCTCACGGCGCTTCGGCGTACCTTTGACCGGCGGGACCCCAACCTGAACAGGGCCGTGGAAGGCTTCACATGCAGCTTACAGAAGATGGAGCGCCTCTCGGCGCAGTCGTGGCGGGTGCACCACGAGCATGTGGAGCGTCTGCGTGACATCCAAAAGAAGCGTCTTAAGTTTTTACAGGAGCAATGGGACCTGGGCCAGGACGCCTTTGCCACAAAGTTGGAGCTGCTGAGCCAAAAAATGGCTACTCATTTCCTGCAGTCGCGCATTGGTTTCGAGGAGACCCTGCTCCATCTGGAGCGTCACCACCAGCAAGCCTTGGCGACTATCCACATGCTGTATAGCGAGCCCATAGTGGCCCACTCGGTGTACGAGAAAATAAAAGCCTTTGAGGTAGAGGAGTGCTTTTTGGACCTGAATGTGAAAGTCCTGAAGAACCAGAAAGCTGATAATCGCTACTACTATGATATGGAGAAAGTGGAGGGCATGGAAGACAAGAAAAATGTTTCACTGACCACTGCAAAGAAGAGTGTGGCTCTGTACAACACCATTCTTGAGACTCAGTCTCGTCTGGGGACCATCGAGAAAACCAACTCTGACATGTTGGCTAAGCTGACTGAGGCAAGGAACGACTCCAAGGCAAAGATCCTCATGCTTCTCAACCAAATGGCTGAAAACCGCGTCCCCATCCAGGTCATGATCAAAAAGGCAAGTGTAAACAGCAATGCCGCCGCCAATGGCCTCAAGTTGATCATTGCTAAGGGCGCCCGGCTCCTGAAGGTGGCGGAGATGTGTCGCCATTTAGAAGCGATGCAGAAAGAGGAACTGGGGTTTTCCGAAAAACTCGCCTCAGATTCCGAAACGCAGCTAGCGGAACCGTCGCCCATGTACGAGTTCCCCGAGTTGAGGAAGCGCTACAACAATGCACAGCTACACGGAGATCTCCTCAAGATGCGCTGTGAGCATCTGCAACAGGAGAATCAACAGTTGCAGCTGCTCAAGCAACAACGCTTCCAAGCAAAGACCGTCAACCCGGACACGCACAAGGGACCCCACAATCCCCTGCGGGTCATTATGGCCCCCATTATGGAGGAGAACGCCCCCATACAAAGGCACTCCGTTGTCGAGGGAGTGCGGGCTCTCAAGTTACTTAAGCTCAATAAGTGA